GCATAGGCGTGCCCGCCCGGATCAACCGGAACGGCGTCTTCCCGGTGCCGCTCAGCCTCGAAGAGGACGAAGTCGCCGGGTTCAAAGAATCGGTCGTAAAGATCCGAAAGATCACTGCCGAAGTGATGGAACGGCTCGAAGCGGCCCGGTAAGCGGGAAAAGTGAGTATCGGGAATCCACTTATACAAGTGTGGATTCGATGATCTCGGCGCTTGCGACGCCTTCAAGATTCTGGAGCGCTGCTTCGATCTCATCGGGAGCCCCGGCTTTGTCGGGGACGACGATGGCGGCTTTCAGCGCCACAAGACCGAAGCCGATCGGCTCTTCTCTGATATCGTCGACCGGGACGGCCGCCTTGACCGCGGCTTTCAGCGCTTCACGGTCGACATCGGGGGACTCGGGCATTATCTTCACGATAATGGCTACGTTGCCCATCGGTTATGGCCCCCGGAACCCG
The genomic region above belongs to Methanoculleus oceani and contains:
- a CDS encoding elongation factor 1-beta, producing MGNVAIIVKIMPESPDVDREALKAAVKAAVPVDDIREEPIGFGLVALKAAIVVPDKAGAPDEIEAALQNLEGVASAEIIESTLV